Proteins co-encoded in one Quercus robur chromosome 8, dhQueRobu3.1, whole genome shotgun sequence genomic window:
- the LOC126697196 gene encoding uncharacterized protein LOC126697196: MCTTRRECSFSSETMEQNTGSFRRNRTQPSEHSTCTDKENQSKEKDMGTSVYVNHAAIAWQESRRKWVGDPSRRPKRKAKDPIISWSMAYEDLLLTNEPFPERIPLPEMVDFLVDIWYDEGLYD, translated from the exons AAGGGAATGTTCGTTCAGTTCAGAGACAATGGAGCAAAATACTGGAAGTTTCCGTCGCAATAGAACACAACCTTCAGAGCATTCTACATGTACTGATAAAGAAAATCAGtccaaagaaaaagatatgGGCACTTCCGTATATGTCAATCATG CTGCAATTGCCTGGCAAGAGAGTAGAAGAAAGTGGGTGGGGGATCCATCTCGACGACCaaaaagaaaggcaaaggaCCCAATTATAAG TTGGTCCATGGCATATGAAGATCTGCTCTTGACTAATGAGCCTTTTCCCGAGCGAATTCCTCTACCT GAGATGGTAGACTTCTTGGTTGATATTTGGTATGATGAAGGCCTTTATGACTAG